In Microplitis mediator isolate UGA2020A chromosome 2, iyMicMedi2.1, whole genome shotgun sequence, a single window of DNA contains:
- the LOC130663436 gene encoding uncharacterized protein LOC130663436 gives MGKPTPVEDLVIPPQDGRICGTICICQMTAVLSSVALVYLTVAIYMPSTRAFASGISPVPAMCTTIRTINADNCSWGSCGEWCLSKTSGPCAQIHVNLRNNGSTILLGNCTNITNKTCYGIDQENAKKSKCIADECRNLTGTFNCSVGICINITDAFECNFRDTDPPLKCSGRRGKITCIAIDGLFNCVRGTCERIRTPYNCDRRCVDIPTRNKNMILISGDKVYLSQCERAIDVESNREIWNENRGDVMMASCYGIYNSSLGVEAVDCINGSVLEKTMLTDLTNFTYLSYLNLYASKPLDDANFAVPPEHTLIIANESRLMINLEGCVNTLRDECKEFLHEYGKDGSDHNARARFPCFFAKDRTEIVVSKFDLETTWKEFIVALVFPSVLFVVSCLTLILCQRTVVVGDDAKMRFKIPGIKSEIDKSNSGNLADAGGGDSVMAL, from the coding sequence ATGGGAAAACCGACGCCAGTTGAAGACCTGGTGATACCACCTCAAGATGGTCGCATATGTGGTACCATCTGTATATGTCAGATGACAGCAGTATTATCATCAGTAGCTCTGGTTTACTTGACCGTTGCTATCTACATGCCGAGCACACGAGCATTTGCCTCTGGTATATCACCAGTCCCTGCTATGTGCACGACAATAAGGACCATCAATGCGGACAATTGCTCGTGGGGAAGTTGCGGCGAGTGGTGTCTATCGAAAACATCCGGACCCTGTGCACAGATCCACGTAAATTTGCGTAACAATGGCTCGACAATTTTGCTGGGGAATTGCACGAACATCACCAACAAAACGTGCTACGGCATCGACCAGGAAAACGCCAAAAAGTCAAAGTGTATCGCCGACGAATGCCGAAATTTGACGGGGACATTTAATTGCAGCGTTGGGATTTGCATAAATATTACCGACGCGTTCGAGTGCAATTTCCGGGACACGGATCCACCGCTCAAGTGTTCAGGGAGACGAGGGAAGATAACTTGTATAGCAATAGACGGGTTGTTTAATTGCGTCAGAGGTACTTGCGAGCGTATTCGCACGCCCTACAATTGTGACCGCCGGTGTGTTGACATCCCGACCCGCAACAAAAACATGATTCTGATAAGCGGTGATAAGGTTTACTTGAGTCAGTGTGAGCGCGCTATTGACGTCGAAAGTAATCGCGAAATCTGGAACGAGAATCGGGGGGATGTTATGATGGCGTCTTGCTACGGTATTTACAACAGCAGTCTGGGAGTCGAGGCCGTCGACTGCATCAACGGCTCGGTCTTGGAGAAAACTATGCTCACTGATCTCACCAACTTCACCTACTTGTCGTACTTGAATCTCTACGCGTCAAAGCCCCTCGACGACGCGAATTTCGCGGTTCCTCCGGAACACACCCTGATAATCGCCAACGAGAGTCGGCTGATGATAAACCTCGAGGGCTGCGTAAACACACTCAGAGACGAGTGCAAGGAGTTTCTACATGAGTATGGCAAAGACGGGTCAGACCACAATGCGAGAGCCAGATTTCCCTGTTTCTTTGCCAAGGACAGAACAGAAATAGTTGTCAGCAAATTCGATCTCGAAACAACTTGGAAAGAATTTATCGTCGCGCTGGTTTTTCCCAGCGTCCTGTTTGTTGTCAGTTGCTTGACATTGATCCTGTGCCAGAGGACTGTCGTAGTGGGCGACGACGCTAAAATGCGGTTCAAAATTCCCGGGATAAAGAGCGAAATTGATAAAAGTAACTCGGGCAATTTGGCTGACGCTGGGGGAGGAGATTCTGTCATGGCGCTCTGA
- the LOC130663438 gene encoding uncharacterized protein LOC130663438 isoform X2 yields the protein MGAQEEDTKSSIIDEPNSTANGVGGVGDLPAIQILTLLEKAKFYTSLFLEPAITTILADFSPHPVACVVSEHVYAEGLKNCSWASCREGCTSAATRCHQLRVNYSRVTFEEFTSKPLGSIPWDVTDTKFFINTEGCGYPPRVNCSEFAKGFGYSNMGKIIPCYYSRTYPGTVVSRYSWNQNLRHLVLAIVIPILIFVISLAVLFYWHCTPMTKSCGGPGRNLIDKYSRKEDCTPLLQHSSGRRIRGRRRGVLIVTEGSPPSKGVTPNNNNNNNDKYQINNNNNNDKNINSNFKKSQSNLFEINLSNWPIIANHQAIRV from the exons ATGGGTGCCCAGGAGGAGGACACCAAGTCCAGTATTATAGACGAACCGAATTCGACGGCAAATGGTGTCGGGGGAGTTGGAGATTTGCCAGCAATTCAAATTCTCACGCTGTTAGAAAAAGCTAAATTTTATACTTCACTATTTCTCG AACCGGCAATCACAACGATACTTGCTGACTTTTCACCCCATCCTGTCGCGTGCGTTGTTAGCGAGCACGTTTACGCCGAAGGACTTAAAAATTGCTCTTGGGCCAGTTGCAGAGAag GTTGCACCAGCGCGGCGACGCGATGCCATCAGCTACGAGTAAACTATTCGCGGGTAACATTTGAGGAATTCACATCAAAGCCATTGGGCTCCATACCCTGGGATGTTACTGACACAAAGTTCTTCATAAATACCGAAGGATGCGGATACCCGCCGCGGGTCAATTGTTCCGAGTTTGCTAAGGGGTTTGGATACAGTAACATGGGGAAAATAATTCCTTGTTACTACAGTCGGACGTATCCAGGAACTGTTGTTTCTAG ATATTCATGGAATCAAAATTTGAGGCACTTGGTACTGGCAATAGTGATACCGATATTAATATTCGTGATATCACTGGccgtattattttattggcaCTGCACCCCAATGACTAAAAGTTGCGGAGGTCCAGGTCGCAATCTCATTGATAAATACTCAAGAAAAGAAGA TTGCACTCCACTATTGCAGCATTCTAGCGGAAGACGAATTCGAGGAAGACGAAGAGGAGTACTGATTGTTACCGAGGGCTCACCCCCCAGCAAGGGAGTGACccccaataataataataacaataacgatAAATaccaaattaataataataataataatgataaaaatattaatagtaattttaaaaaaagccaatcaaatttatttgaaattaatttatctaattGGCCAATAATTGCTAATCATCAAGCAATTAGagtctaa
- the LOC130663438 gene encoding protein tipE isoform X3: MGAQEEDTKSSIIDEPNSTANGVGGVGDLPAIQILTLLEKAKFYTSLFLGTMAILAVFGFLFLIPFVVEPAITTILADFSPHPVACVVSEHVYAEGLKNCSWASCREGCTSAATRCHQLRVNYSRVTFEEFTSKPLGSIPWDVTDTKFFINTEGCGYPPRVNCSEFAKGFGYSNMGKIIPCYYSRTYPGTVVSRYSWNQNLRHLVLAIVIPILIFVISLAVLFYWHCTPMTKSCGGPGRNLIDKYSRKEDILAEDEFEEDEEEY, encoded by the exons ATGGGTGCCCAGGAGGAGGACACCAAGTCCAGTATTATAGACGAACCGAATTCGACGGCAAATGGTGTCGGGGGAGTTGGAGATTTGCCAGCAATTCAAATTCTCACGCTGTTAGAAAAAGCTAAATTTTATACTTCACTATTTCTCGGCACAATGGCAATACTCGCGGTCTTcggttttctttttttaattccgtTTGTCGTAGAACCGGCAATCACAACGATACTTGCTGACTTTTCACCCCATCCTGTCGCGTGCGTTGTTAGCGAGCACGTTTACGCCGAAGGACTTAAAAATTGCTCTTGGGCCAGTTGCAGAGAag GTTGCACCAGCGCGGCGACGCGATGCCATCAGCTACGAGTAAACTATTCGCGGGTAACATTTGAGGAATTCACATCAAAGCCATTGGGCTCCATACCCTGGGATGTTACTGACACAAAGTTCTTCATAAATACCGAAGGATGCGGATACCCGCCGCGGGTCAATTGTTCCGAGTTTGCTAAGGGGTTTGGATACAGTAACATGGGGAAAATAATTCCTTGTTACTACAGTCGGACGTATCCAGGAACTGTTGTTTCTAG ATATTCATGGAATCAAAATTTGAGGCACTTGGTACTGGCAATAGTGATACCGATATTAATATTCGTGATATCACTGGccgtattattttattggcaCTGCACCCCAATGACTAAAAGTTGCGGAGGTCCAGGTCGCAATCTCATTGATAAATACTCAAGAAAAGAAGA CATTCTAGCGGAAGACGAATTCGAGGAAGACGAAGAGGAGTACTGA
- the LOC130663438 gene encoding protein tipE isoform X1 — protein sequence MGAQEEDTKSSIIDEPNSTANGVGGVGDLPAIQILTLLEKAKFYTSLFLGTMAILAVFGFLFLIPFVVEPAITTILADFSPHPVACVVSEHVYAEGLKNCSWASCREGCTSAATRCHQLRVNYSRVTFEEFTSKPLGSIPWDVTDTKFFINTEGCGYPPRVNCSEFAKGFGYSNMGKIIPCYYSRTYPGTVVSRYSWNQNLRHLVLAIVIPILIFVISLAVLFYWHCTPMTKSCGGPGRNLIDKYSRKEDCTPLLQHSSGRRIRGRRRGVLIVTEGSPPSKGVTPNNNNNNNDKYQINNNNNNDKNINSNFKKSQSNLFEINLSNWPIIANHQAIRV from the exons ATGGGTGCCCAGGAGGAGGACACCAAGTCCAGTATTATAGACGAACCGAATTCGACGGCAAATGGTGTCGGGGGAGTTGGAGATTTGCCAGCAATTCAAATTCTCACGCTGTTAGAAAAAGCTAAATTTTATACTTCACTATTTCTCGGCACAATGGCAATACTCGCGGTCTTcggttttctttttttaattccgtTTGTCGTAGAACCGGCAATCACAACGATACTTGCTGACTTTTCACCCCATCCTGTCGCGTGCGTTGTTAGCGAGCACGTTTACGCCGAAGGACTTAAAAATTGCTCTTGGGCCAGTTGCAGAGAag GTTGCACCAGCGCGGCGACGCGATGCCATCAGCTACGAGTAAACTATTCGCGGGTAACATTTGAGGAATTCACATCAAAGCCATTGGGCTCCATACCCTGGGATGTTACTGACACAAAGTTCTTCATAAATACCGAAGGATGCGGATACCCGCCGCGGGTCAATTGTTCCGAGTTTGCTAAGGGGTTTGGATACAGTAACATGGGGAAAATAATTCCTTGTTACTACAGTCGGACGTATCCAGGAACTGTTGTTTCTAG ATATTCATGGAATCAAAATTTGAGGCACTTGGTACTGGCAATAGTGATACCGATATTAATATTCGTGATATCACTGGccgtattattttattggcaCTGCACCCCAATGACTAAAAGTTGCGGAGGTCCAGGTCGCAATCTCATTGATAAATACTCAAGAAAAGAAGA TTGCACTCCACTATTGCAGCATTCTAGCGGAAGACGAATTCGAGGAAGACGAAGAGGAGTACTGATTGTTACCGAGGGCTCACCCCCCAGCAAGGGAGTGACccccaataataataataacaataacgatAAATaccaaattaataataataataataatgataaaaatattaatagtaattttaaaaaaagccaatcaaatttatttgaaattaatttatctaattGGCCAATAATTGCTAATCATCAAGCAATTAGagtctaa